GGCCTTTCCAGGGTTTATAATCATTGAAGCGGTGCGCCATCACAGCCTCACCTGCAGTAGCGGTCAGCATCTGTGTACGTAATCCGATCAAACCACGGGAAGGAATCTCAAATTCCAGGTGCTGCATTTCACCCTTGGTTTCCATGATCAGCATCTCTCCTTTACGACGGGTTACCAGGTCGATTACCTTGCTGGCATATTCCTGCGGAACATCCACTACCAGGGTTTCATATGGCTCACATTTCTTACCATCAACATGCTTAACGATTACCTGAGGCTGGCCTACCGTTAATTCATATCCCTCACGACGCATAGTTTCAATCAATACGCCTAAGTGAAGAATACCACGACCATACACCATAAAACTATCCGCACTGTCAGAATCCATTACGCGCAGCGCCAGATTCTTTTCAGTTTCTTTCATCAAACGATCGCGCAGGTGACGGGAAGTAACAAACTTACCATCCTTACCAAAGAATGGAGAGTTATTAATACCAAACAACATGTTCATGGTAGGTTCATCCACGCTGATAACCGGTAATGCTTCCGGTGCTTCCCCATCCGCAATAGTATCTCCGATATTGAATCCTTCAATACCTACAACTGCGCAGATATCTCCGGCATAAACTTTCTGTACCTTTCTCTTACCTAACGCTTCAAATACATACAACTCACGAACTTTCTGTCTCTTCTGGGTACCATCAGCCTGCATCAGGGTAATCCACTGTCCTTCCTCAATAAACGCACGGGTTACTTTACCCACCGCAATACGTCCCAGGAAGGAAGAGTAATCCAGTGAAGTGATCTGCAGCTGCAGATTTCCTTCTGGCGTTTTTGGCTCAGGTACATACTCCAGGATGCCATCCATCAACGGGGTGATGTCTGCACTTTGCTCCAGTGAACTATTGAACCAGCCATTCTTACCTGAACCATAGAAGGTCGGGAAGTTTAACTGGTCTTCAGTGGCATCAAGATTAAAGAACAATTCAAATACTGCATCATGCACTTCATCAGGACGACAGTTAGCTTTATCAACTTTGTTGATAACTACGATAGGCTTCAGATTCAACTGCAATGCCTTATGCAGTACGAAACGGGTCTGCGGCATCGGACCTTCAAAAGCATCCACCAACAAAATAACGCCATCAGCCATTTTCAATACCCTTTCTACCTCACCACCAAAGTCGGCGTGGCCCGGAGTATCAATCACATTGATCTTCGTTCCTTTGTACTCAACAGAAGCATTTTTACTGAATATAGTGATACCACGTTCTCTTTCAAGATCGTTGTTATCCATGATCAGTTCTCCAGATTCCTGGTTTGCCCGGAATACATTGGTCTGATGCAGAATTTTGTCAACCAGCGTAGTTTTACCGTGGTCTACGTGTGCAATAATTGCAATATTACGAATGTTCATATGCTTAAATCTTTAGCTATCAGCCATTAACAAAATTTACGCTAATAGCCACAAAAAGAAGGCGCAAAGGTACGAAAAGCTAACGAGAATGATGGTAAGACGTTTTAAATAAATGTAATCATTTGGTCAGGTCTCCATATTCGCACACAAACAATTGAATATCAAATAGTTTCATTCACTGCCTGGCTCAGTAACAGGCATTTTAGGAAAAAACCGGCCCCTGCCGGATACCAGCGTGAAAAGGCCCATACTCGTAAGTTTCACCGCCGGCTGCGATCCGGCATCTTACTCACATTAAAGCCTACACGAAATTTTCCTGGTACCGGGGAGGAGATACTTCCCTACTTTGCCATCTGTTCCAATACATATTCCAACGCACTTTGATTTGCAGGGTTATCAAGTGCATGAGCGATATCGAGTTTCTCGCGGGAGGTAAGGTGCCACGACAGCGCAGCTCCTTTATCATGTTGCTGTGGAACGTATTGAAAAATAACCCGGTGGAATTTATTGGGAAAGTACCCTTCGATGTAATTCAGCAGATCGTCCTGATCGAAGTCCTGCATAGCGCTCCAGTGCTGCTGCATGGTAAAAAGCGGCTCAAAGACCAGATCGCTGAGATCTTTCGTTTTTTTAATCGGACTGATCTCGTTTTTGCGGGTATCTCTGATTTGTATATACACAACACCACTCGTATTTTCATTGATCCATTTACTGAAAGTAAATAAATAGCGCAGCGTTGTTTGCTGCCCGAAGTTATCACGGATACCGGCGTCCATCACATCCACAATAGGATTACTGGGCAAAAAGGCGTTAGGCAGCACATAGGGAAAGGTGGCACACATGCGGATAGCGCTGGAAACCCGAAGGTCCATAGCATCCTGCGCCGCAAAATACTGCCCGAAATCCACCCCGTCCACGTCTCTTACCATCCGTGTCGGATACAGATACTGCGGACTACACAGGTAACTGATCGGCTGTGGAGAAATCATCAGCCGTCTGCCATCTGCATTAATAGTGGCGTTCCAGATCAGCATAGGAATCTCCCCGTTGAACTCCGCCAGGCGGTAATCACCAATCGTTTTATCCAGCACCCCACCTGTATTTTCATTTAATTGCCGCTCAAAAGCATATCCCCGGTCCTTCGCATATTGGTTATGCCCCATCCTGAAACTTCTCCATGGCGCAATAAAGTCATTTACTGCCATCGCCAGGAACACGGAATTCAAAAGATCCATGGATACCCTGTCGACATAAACTTTGTTCTGTAACTCGATATGCTTTCCGTGCAGCTGCTCATAATAAAGTTCCCGAAAATAAGTTGCCCCCAACATTCCGCCTGAAGCGCCCGTCATCAATACGGTATGCTTCATCAGACGGCCTTTCAGCAAACTGTCGAGCCGCTGCAACACATTTAACGTCCAGGTGGCAGAACGACTTCCCCCTCCGCTGAAGTTCATCACTATCAGCTTCGGCTTCTGATCTGCCGGGAACCTCGCCCTCCAGTTGTTCAGGATTTTCAATGTCTGTTTTCTGTCGGCTTCATACTTCTCGCGGGTAAAAAATTGTTGCAGGGCTGTTACTGAGTACTCCGGGCGATCCTTCTTCTGGCGATAATTAAGGCCATAGGCCTTATTCCTGTTATCAACCCAGTTATGTTCCACCATCCAGTTCAATCCGAAGAGCATTACAAGCAGAATTGGGATAGACCAGGTTTGCAGCATATAAGAAAACGCTCCGGCTACTCCGATCAGAAACGCGAAGAATATCAGTACACTGGCTCCGGCGGGAATTCTAAATACATCAAACTCCATCAGGTGCGCAAGAATTACCAGAAATATCAGGGCTCCTCCTACCGTAATCATCGCCGCAAAGTGATGCTGCTTGAGAATACTATCGAGGTAATGCTTATTATAATGCTCTACATTCCTGGCCCTGCGAATCTTCCAGGGGGTAGTAAAATAGTTATGAACAGGCAGCGCATTTTCATCGGGCTCCTGTGTTGGCTTCATGATCATTCTCAGGAAGTTGCGGGTACCTCCGAAGCGTTTCTCGAGCCGCCTGCCTATATTTTTATCTGCATTAAAAAAGTAAAAAAAACAGAAGAAGAAAATAAACAATACGCCACATACGAACCCCTCCGACAGCAGCAGGGTGTCGGCTATACTGCTCAACTGTTCATATCGTTGGTATTCCCATCCCCTGTAAATCATACAGATAATAAATACCAGC
The genomic region above belongs to Chitinophaga sp. 180180018-3 and contains:
- the typA gene encoding translational GTPase TypA → MNIRNIAIIAHVDHGKTTLVDKILHQTNVFRANQESGELIMDNNDLERERGITIFSKNASVEYKGTKINVIDTPGHADFGGEVERVLKMADGVILLVDAFEGPMPQTRFVLHKALQLNLKPIVVINKVDKANCRPDEVHDAVFELFFNLDATEDQLNFPTFYGSGKNGWFNSSLEQSADITPLMDGILEYVPEPKTPEGNLQLQITSLDYSSFLGRIAVGKVTRAFIEEGQWITLMQADGTQKRQKVRELYVFEALGKRKVQKVYAGDICAVVGIEGFNIGDTIADGEAPEALPVISVDEPTMNMLFGINNSPFFGKDGKFVTSRHLRDRLMKETEKNLALRVMDSDSADSFMVYGRGILHLGVLIETMRREGYELTVGQPQVIVKHVDGKKCEPYETLVVDVPQEYASKVIDLVTRRKGEMLIMETKGEMQHLEFEIPSRGLIGLRTQMLTATAGEAVMAHRFNDYKPWKGPIPGRNNGVLIAKEAGTTTAYSLDKLQDRGSFFVDPGEEVYKGMIIGENNKPGDLVVNPNEGKKLTNMRASGTDGAANIAPKILMTLEECMEYIQHDECIEVTPNHIRMRKTILDEEERKRSAKSLKAEA
- a CDS encoding patatin-like phospholipase family protein, translating into MKVKLLLIKIYYSFPIQLLLLHFRKYQVLLLFWVILFSTINGGFAKVFGGDALFLAPEYLGKVNFYSTTILGLCTGMFIMSWQITTFILHTGRFKFLATTTQPFFKYCLNNSIIPLVFIICMIYRGWEYQRYEQLSSIADTLLLSEGFVCGVLFIFFFCFFYFFNADKNIGRRLEKRFGGTRNFLRMIMKPTQEPDENALPVHNYFTTPWKIRRARNVEHYNKHYLDSILKQHHFAAMITVGGALIFLVILAHLMEFDVFRIPAGASVLIFFAFLIGVAGAFSYMLQTWSIPILLVMLFGLNWMVEHNWVDNRNKAYGLNYRQKKDRPEYSVTALQQFFTREKYEADRKQTLKILNNWRARFPADQKPKLIVMNFSGGGSRSATWTLNVLQRLDSLLKGRLMKHTVLMTGASGGMLGATYFRELYYEQLHGKHIELQNKVYVDRVSMDLLNSVFLAMAVNDFIAPWRSFRMGHNQYAKDRGYAFERQLNENTGGVLDKTIGDYRLAEFNGEIPMLIWNATINADGRRLMISPQPISYLCSPQYLYPTRMVRDVDGVDFGQYFAAQDAMDLRVSSAIRMCATFPYVLPNAFLPSNPIVDVMDAGIRDNFGQQTTLRYLFTFSKWINENTSGVVYIQIRDTRKNEISPIKKTKDLSDLVFEPLFTMQQHWSAMQDFDQDDLLNYIEGYFPNKFHRVIFQYVPQQHDKGAALSWHLTSREKLDIAHALDNPANQSALEYVLEQMAK